In Streptomyces durocortorensis, a genomic segment contains:
- a CDS encoding FGGY family carbohydrate kinase, whose amino-acid sequence MGIVAGLDSSSAFTHIVVCDTDTGAVLRQGYAAHPVEAKAAEVDPQAWLLSLGEAASGGLLEGVQAIGVAAQQHGLVPLDQQGNLVRPALLGNDRRAQVAAADLVDSLGGRQAWAEAVGAVPQAAQPVAKLRWLARTEPENAQRVAAVLQPHDWLVWQLLGRPARRTTDRGAASGTGYWSAGSASYRPDLVELALGHSAALPEVLGPADSAGTTPEGLLISAGTGEIMAAAFGLGVAVGDAVVSLGASGSVMAVHHEALADSTGMITSFADATGLHLPVVHTSNAVRALRGTAEMLGVEGLDELSALALKSTPGASGLVLLPYLEGERTPQLPHTAGTLSGLRRESMKPEHLARAAFEGMLCSLADAMDVLRGRGVEVRRVFLLGAAAELPAVQALAPAVFGTQVVVPQPAQYAAIGAARQAAWALGVSQGALDPRTPPAWQGAAAQVLEPGDELAVGGAVRQQYRATRDQIHPGAFGGARPE is encoded by the coding sequence ATGGGCATAGTCGCGGGGCTGGACAGTTCTTCCGCCTTCACTCACATCGTCGTCTGCGACACGGACACGGGCGCCGTGCTGCGGCAGGGGTATGCCGCGCATCCGGTCGAGGCCAAGGCCGCCGAGGTCGATCCGCAGGCCTGGCTGCTCTCACTCGGCGAGGCGGCCTCCGGCGGGCTGCTCGAAGGGGTGCAGGCCATCGGGGTCGCCGCCCAGCAGCACGGGCTCGTACCGCTGGACCAGCAGGGCAACCTCGTACGTCCCGCGCTGCTCGGCAACGACCGGCGGGCGCAGGTCGCGGCGGCCGATCTGGTCGACTCGCTGGGCGGGCGGCAGGCCTGGGCCGAGGCCGTCGGGGCCGTGCCGCAGGCCGCGCAGCCCGTGGCGAAGCTGCGGTGGCTGGCGCGGACCGAGCCGGAGAACGCCCAGCGGGTGGCCGCCGTGCTCCAGCCGCACGACTGGCTCGTGTGGCAGCTGCTCGGGCGGCCCGCCCGCCGGACCACCGACCGGGGCGCCGCCTCGGGTACGGGGTACTGGTCGGCCGGGTCCGCGTCCTACCGGCCCGATCTGGTGGAGCTCGCCCTCGGGCACTCCGCCGCGCTGCCCGAGGTGCTCGGGCCCGCCGACTCCGCCGGGACGACGCCCGAAGGGCTGCTGATCTCCGCGGGCACCGGCGAGATCATGGCCGCGGCCTTCGGGCTCGGGGTCGCGGTGGGCGACGCGGTCGTGTCGCTGGGGGCCTCCGGGTCCGTGATGGCCGTGCACCACGAGGCGCTCGCCGACTCCACCGGGATGATCACCTCGTTCGCCGACGCCACAGGGCTGCATCTGCCCGTCGTCCACACGTCCAACGCCGTACGTGCGCTGCGCGGGACCGCCGAGATGCTGGGGGTGGAGGGGCTGGACGAGCTGTCCGCGCTGGCGCTGAAGTCCACGCCCGGGGCTTCCGGGCTGGTGTTGCTGCCCTATCTGGAAGGCGAGCGCACCCCGCAGCTCCCCCACACCGCGGGCACCCTCAGCGGGCTGCGGCGCGAGTCGATGAAGCCCGAGCATCTGGCGCGGGCCGCGTTCGAGGGGATGCTCTGCTCGCTGGCCGACGCCATGGACGTCCTGCGCGGGCGGGGCGTGGAGGTGCGGCGCGTGTTCCTGCTGGGGGCCGCCGCCGAGCTGCCCGCCGTACAGGCGCTGGCTCCCGCCGTGTTCGGCACGCAGGTCGTCGTACCGCAGCCCGCCCAGTACGCGGCGATCGGCGCGGCCCGGCAGGCCGCCTGGGCGCTCGGCGTCTCGCAGGGCGCCCTCGATCCGCGTACGCCCCCGGCCTGGCAGGGCGCTGCCGCCCAGGTGCTGGAGCCGGGCGATGAGCTGGCGGTCGGCGGGGCCGTGCGTCAGCAGTACCGGGCCACCAGGGATCAGATCCACCCCGGGGCCTTCGGGGGTGCGCGCCCGGAGTGA